One stretch of Roseovarius mucosus DNA includes these proteins:
- a CDS encoding HlyD family type I secretion periplasmic adaptor subunit, with translation MSAPNDSAWSARKPLIIGLIGLVLLVGGFGTWAAFTQISGAIIAPGRIEVDQNRQVVQHPDGGVVSAIEIKEGDKVSAGQVLVRLDPNELQSELSIIENQLAELMARRGRLEAERDGRDALKFDPLLIELSAQNADAADLMTGQKTLFEARAQTVAAEIDQLDKRRGQISNQIEGIEAQQVALARQLELIELELTDQQSLLDRGLAQATRVLGLQREQARLSGTMGDLAAQKAEAEGRITEIEISILKLGTDRREEAITTLRDLQFRELELREQRRALIEQMGRLDIPAPVSGVVYNLQVFAQRSVIRPADPVLFIVPQDRPLVINARVDSIHVDKLFVGQEVTLRFSALDQRTTPELFGRVTQISADAFEDEATRASYYRAEIVLSEGEQARLPEGTTLIPGMPVEAFIRTADRTPLAYLVKPFTDYLAKAFRE, from the coding sequence ATGAGCGCCCCGAACGATAGCGCATGGTCGGCGCGCAAGCCGCTGATCATCGGTCTCATCGGCCTTGTTCTGCTGGTGGGCGGTTTTGGGACATGGGCCGCGTTCACCCAGATTTCCGGGGCGATTATCGCACCGGGGCGCATAGAGGTGGATCAAAATCGGCAGGTCGTCCAACACCCCGACGGTGGCGTCGTTTCCGCCATCGAGATCAAAGAGGGCGACAAGGTCAGCGCCGGTCAGGTGCTTGTCCGGCTTGATCCCAACGAGTTGCAATCCGAACTCTCGATCATCGAAAACCAGCTTGCCGAACTCATGGCCCGCCGTGGCCGCCTAGAGGCCGAGCGCGACGGGCGCGATGCCCTGAAATTCGATCCGCTCCTCATTGAACTGTCAGCGCAGAACGCCGACGCCGCCGATCTGATGACCGGGCAAAAGACCCTGTTCGAGGCCCGCGCCCAGACCGTCGCCGCCGAGATTGACCAACTTGACAAGCGGCGCGGCCAGATTTCCAACCAGATCGAGGGCATCGAGGCCCAGCAAGTGGCCCTTGCCCGCCAGCTTGAACTGATCGAACTGGAACTGACCGATCAACAATCGCTGCTGGATCGTGGGCTGGCGCAAGCGACCCGCGTGCTCGGGCTGCAACGCGAACAGGCGCGCCTCAGCGGCACCATGGGCGATCTTGCCGCCCAAAAGGCCGAGGCCGAAGGCCGCATCACCGAAATCGAAATCTCGATTCTCAAACTGGGCACAGACCGGCGCGAAGAGGCGATCACCACCCTGCGGGATCTGCAGTTCCGCGAGCTTGAATTGCGCGAACAACGCCGCGCCCTGATCGAACAAATGGGGCGGCTCGACATCCCCGCACCAGTCTCGGGCGTGGTCTATAACCTCCAGGTCTTTGCCCAACGCTCGGTCATCCGGCCCGCCGATCCGGTGCTCTTCATCGTGCCACAGGACCGCCCGCTGGTGATCAACGCCCGCGTCGACAGCATCCATGTCGATAAACTCTTTGTCGGACAGGAAGTCACGCTGCGCTTCTCTGCGCTCGATCAACGCACCACGCCAGAACTTTTTGGGCGCGTCACCCAGATTTCCGCCGATGCCTTCGAGGATGAGGCCACGCGCGCCAGCTATTACCGCGCCGAAATCGTGCTGAGCGAAGGCGAGCAGGCCCGCTTGCCCGAGGGCACCACCCTTATCCCCGGCATGCCGGTCGAAGCGTTCATCCGCACCGCCGACCGCACACCGCTGGCTTATCTGGTCAAACCCTTCACCGATTATCTGGCCAAGGCATTCCGCGAGTAA
- a CDS encoding GNAT family N-acetyltransferase, with translation MLLPRRKLRIETERLSLRQPVIGDYRDWSALRAESADFLTPWEPLWAVDHLARKGFSNRVWWAQRSISNGSAMPLFLVRREDQALLGAITLDNIRRGPAQAGTLGYWIGQAYARQGYMREAIAGVVHYAFDRLDLSRIEAACLPENQASRALLEKCGFKYEGVAQSYLQINGRWRTHVLYAQLRADRRGRTDVG, from the coding sequence ATGCTTTTGCCGCGCCGCAAGCTCAGGATCGAGACCGAGCGTCTTAGCCTGCGGCAGCCGGTGATCGGCGATTATCGGGACTGGAGCGCGTTGCGCGCGGAGAGTGCGGATTTCCTGACCCCGTGGGAGCCGCTCTGGGCCGTGGATCATCTGGCGCGCAAAGGGTTTTCCAACCGGGTCTGGTGGGCGCAACGTTCGATTTCCAATGGCAGCGCAATGCCGCTTTTTTTGGTGCGGCGCGAGGATCAGGCGTTATTGGGGGCGATCACGCTGGACAATATTCGGCGGGGTCCGGCGCAGGCGGGCACGCTGGGCTATTGGATCGGCCAAGCCTATGCGCGGCAGGGCTATATGCGCGAGGCGATTGCCGGGGTGGTGCACTATGCCTTTGACCGGCTGGACCTAAGCCGAATCGAGGCGGCCTGCCTGCCGGAAAATCAGGCGTCGCGGGCGCTGCTGGAAAAATGCGGTTTCAAATACGAAGGTGTCGCGCAGAGCTATTTGCAGATCAACGGGCGTTGGCGGACGCATGTTCTTTATGCGCAGTTGCGGGCAGACCGGCGCGGGCGCACGGATGTGGGGTGA
- a CDS encoding M16 family metallopeptidase, with protein sequence MSVQLTTLPNGFRIVSEHMPGLQSAAIGVWVLAGARHEEASQNGIAHFLEHMAFKGTKRRSALQIAEAIEDVGGYINAYTSREVTAYYVRVLKEDVPLALDVVSDILRNPVFDPREIEVERGVILQEIGQAADTPDDIIFDWLQEKAYPDHPLGRTILGAEERVRGFDRPDLERFVDQYYRPGQMVLSAAGAVDHEALVRMAEGVFGDMIPSHAIEPPVARFAGGETRHVKDLEQAHFALAFESPDYAHPDIYTAQIYASALGGSMSSRLFQEIRERRGLCYSIYAQAGAYSDTGMMTIYAGTSGEQLGDLAGITIDEMKRAAEDMSAAEVERARAQMKAGLLMGLESPSNRAERLARMLQIWGRVPTLPEVVERIDAVTLADVRRLAESTVAQAPAALALYGPVEQAPTLAALDARRAA encoded by the coding sequence TTGAGTGTCCAACTGACCACCCTTCCCAACGGGTTTCGCATCGTCTCGGAGCATATGCCCGGCCTGCAATCGGCGGCCATCGGCGTCTGGGTGCTGGCCGGCGCGCGCCATGAAGAGGCCAGCCAGAATGGCATCGCGCATTTTCTGGAGCATATGGCCTTTAAGGGGACCAAGCGGCGTTCGGCCTTGCAGATCGCCGAGGCGATTGAGGATGTGGGCGGCTATATCAACGCCTATACCAGCCGCGAGGTGACGGCCTATTACGTGCGCGTCCTCAAGGAAGATGTGCCGCTGGCCTTGGATGTGGTGTCGGATATTCTGCGTAACCCGGTCTTCGATCCGCGTGAGATCGAGGTTGAACGCGGCGTGATCCTGCAAGAGATCGGTCAGGCGGCGGATACGCCGGATGACATCATTTTCGACTGGTTGCAGGAAAAGGCCTATCCCGATCATCCGCTGGGACGCACCATTCTGGGCGCGGAAGAGCGGGTGCGCGGCTTTGACCGGCCCGATCTGGAACGGTTCGTGGATCAGTATTACCGGCCCGGTCAGATGGTGCTGTCGGCGGCGGGGGCGGTAGATCACGAGGCCCTCGTGCGCATGGCCGAAGGCGTGTTTGGTGACATGATCCCAAGCCATGCGATCGAGCCGCCGGTGGCGCGGTTTGCAGGGGGCGAGACGCGGCATGTCAAGGACCTGGAGCAGGCGCATTTCGCGCTCGCCTTCGAGAGCCCGGATTACGCGCATCCCGATATTTACACCGCGCAAATCTATGCCTCTGCGCTTGGTGGGTCGATGTCGTCGCGGCTGTTTCAGGAGATCCGCGAGCGGCGGGGGCTGTGTTATTCGATCTATGCGCAGGCCGGGGCCTATTCGGATACCGGCATGATGACGATCTATGCAGGCACGTCGGGCGAGCAATTGGGTGATCTGGCAGGGATCACCATCGACGAGATGAAGCGTGCCGCCGAAGATATGAGCGCCGCCGAGGTCGAGCGGGCGCGGGCGCAGATGAAGGCCGGATTGCTGATGGGGCTGGAGAGCCCGAGCAACCGGGCCGAACGGCTGGCGCGGATGCTGCAAATCTGGGGGCGGGTGCCAACCCTGCCAGAGGTTGTGGAACGCATTGACGCGGTGACGCTTGCGGATGTGCGGCGGCTGGCCGAGAGCACGGTGGCGCAGGCCCCTGCGGCGCTGGCGCTTTATGGTCCGGTGGAACAGGCCCCGACGCTGGCCGCCCTTGATGCGAGGCGCGCTGCCTGA
- the thrC gene encoding threonine synthase translates to MKYISTRGCAPTLSFEEAMLTGLARDGGLYLPESIPVMRAEDMRALEGVSYEEAAFRVMRPFIGDAFTDEEFRGIIARAYAGFGHAARAPLKQLDSGHFLLELFHGPTLAFKDFAMQLIGQMFEFSLKRSGQRVSIVGATSGDTGSAAIEAFRGLDAVDVFILYPHGRVSEVQRRQMTTPVEGNVHALAIDGHFDDAQARVKDMFNDFEFRDGVRLAGVNSINWARVLAQVVYYFTSAVSLGAPDRKVSFTVPTGNFGDVFAGYIAKRMGLPIDRLVVATNQNDILHRCLSTGEYRPDGVAPSISPSMDIQVSSNFERALFYAYGQDGNAVAQEMEALKAGGFSVSQGALEALRETFDSGRCSEEDTRAAIRDTWATSGELLCPHSAVGVHVAEVERREGVPMITLATAHPAKFPAAVEEASGIHPPLPERMADLYERDERVTRVENDLSAIETLIKERIAN, encoded by the coding sequence GTGAAATATATCTCGACACGGGGCTGCGCGCCCACGCTGAGTTTCGAAGAGGCGATGCTGACGGGGTTGGCGCGCGATGGTGGGCTCTATCTGCCCGAGAGCATTCCGGTGATGCGCGCCGAGGATATGCGCGCACTCGAGGGCGTGAGCTATGAGGAGGCGGCGTTTCGGGTGATGCGGCCGTTCATCGGCGATGCCTTTACCGACGAGGAGTTTCGCGGGATCATCGCGCGGGCCTATGCGGGCTTTGGCCATGCGGCGCGGGCGCCGCTCAAGCAATTGGATAGCGGTCATTTCCTGCTGGAGTTGTTCCACGGCCCGACGCTGGCGTTCAAGGATTTCGCCATGCAGCTGATTGGGCAGATGTTCGAGTTCTCGCTCAAGCGCTCTGGCCAACGGGTGAGCATTGTGGGGGCGACCTCCGGCGATACCGGCTCTGCGGCGATTGAGGCGTTTCGGGGTCTGGATGCGGTGGATGTGTTCATCCTCTATCCGCATGGCCGGGTGTCCGAGGTGCAGCGGCGGCAGATGACAACGCCGGTTGAGGGCAATGTGCACGCGCTGGCCATCGACGGGCATTTCGACGATGCCCAGGCGCGCGTCAAGGACATGTTCAACGATTTCGAGTTCCGCGACGGCGTGCGTCTGGCGGGTGTGAACAGCATCAACTGGGCGCGGGTTCTGGCGCAGGTGGTGTATTACTTTACGTCGGCTGTCAGTCTTGGTGCGCCGGACCGCAAGGTCAGTTTCACGGTGCCGACGGGGAATTTCGGCGATGTCTTCGCGGGCTATATCGCCAAGCGGATGGGCCTGCCGATTGACCGGCTGGTGGTGGCGACCAATCAGAACGATATTCTGCACCGTTGTCTGAGCACGGGAGAGTATCGCCCCGATGGCGTGGCCCCGTCGATCAGCCCGTCGATGGATATTCAGGTGTCTTCGAATTTTGAACGCGCGCTCTTCTATGCCTATGGGCAGGATGGGAACGCCGTGGCGCAGGAGATGGAGGCATTGAAGGCGGGCGGATTTAGCGTGAGCCAAGGCGCGCTGGAGGCGCTGCGCGAGACCTTCGACAGCGGGCGTTGTAGCGAAGAGGACACCCGCGCCGCTATTCGCGATACATGGGCCACGAGTGGCGAGTTGCTGTGCCCCCATAGCGCGGTGGGCGTGCATGTGGCCGAGGTCGAGCGGCGTGAGGGCGTGCCGATGATCACGCTGGCCACAGCGCATCCTGCGAAATTCCCGGCTGCGGTGGAAGAGGCGAGCGGGATTCACCCCCCCTTGCCCGAGCGTATGGCGGACCTGTATGAGCGGGATGAACGTGTGACGCGGGTCGAGAACGACCTGAGCGCCATTGAAACATTGATCAAGGAACGGATCGCCAATTGA
- a CDS encoding SURF1 family protein: MRKSVVIPLIFGIAGVAVLIGLGKWQVDRLAWKEGVLADIAAHIAAPPVGLPDAAEPEADRYLPVEVTGQIGDTALRVLVSQKQVGAGYRVISVLDTGARRVLLDRGFIKVSADIPAPPEGMVTVQGNLHWPDERLSSTPENDVAGNIWFARDIAQMADVLDTEPVLVVARRLSVPEVGVSPLPVDTSGIPNDHLSYAITWFSLAAIWAAMSGVFIWRMRQAERGKT; this comes from the coding sequence ATGCGGAAAAGCGTTGTGATCCCCCTGATCTTTGGCATTGCCGGTGTGGCGGTGCTGATTGGGTTGGGCAAATGGCAGGTCGACCGGCTGGCATGGAAAGAGGGTGTATTGGCGGATATCGCGGCACATATCGCCGCGCCGCCGGTGGGGTTGCCCGACGCCGCAGAGCCAGAGGCAGATCGCTATCTGCCGGTTGAGGTTACGGGGCAGATTGGCGATACGGCGCTGCGGGTGCTGGTCAGTCAAAAGCAGGTGGGCGCGGGATATCGGGTGATTTCCGTTTTGGACACCGGGGCGCGCCGGGTGCTGCTTGACCGGGGGTTCATCAAGGTGAGCGCCGATATTCCGGCCCCACCGGAGGGGATGGTCACGGTTCAGGGCAATCTGCACTGGCCCGACGAGCGGCTGAGTTCCACGCCCGAAAACGATGTGGCGGGCAATATCTGGTTTGCTCGCGACATCGCACAGATGGCTGACGTGCTGGATACAGAGCCGGTTTTGGTGGTGGCGCGCAGGCTGTCGGTGCCGGAGGTGGGCGTGTCGCCCTTGCCGGTAGACACAAGCGGTATTCCCAACGATCACCTGAGTTACGCGATCACATGGTTTTCGCTGGCCGCCATATGGGCCGCGATGAGTGGGGTTTTTATCTGGCGCATGCGGCAGGCAGAGAGAGGCAAGACGTGA
- a CDS encoding cytochrome c oxidase subunit 3, with amino-acid sequence MAHEKNHDYHILPPSIWPLLGSLAGFVMLFGAVLFFHDHGPWMLLAGLVGVLYVMFGWWADVVNEGQTGDHTPVVRIGLRYGFIMFIMSEVMFFAAWFWSFFKHAMYPMGENSPMVDGVWPPVGIETFDPWHLPLINTLILLCSGCAATWAHHALVHENNRQDVKRGLMIAIALGAIFTVFQAYEYSHAAFGFSGNIYGANFFMATGFHGAHVVIGTIFLFVCLIRVQKGHFTPQQHVGFEAAAWYWHFVDVVWLFLFAAIYIWGA; translated from the coding sequence ATGGCACACGAGAAAAACCACGATTACCACATTCTGCCCCCCTCAATCTGGCCGTTGCTCGGCTCTTTGGCGGGGTTCGTCATGCTCTTTGGGGCGGTCCTGTTCTTTCACGATCATGGGCCTTGGATGCTCTTGGCGGGTCTGGTCGGCGTGCTTTACGTCATGTTCGGCTGGTGGGCCGATGTGGTGAACGAGGGGCAGACCGGCGATCACACCCCGGTCGTGCGGATCGGCCTGCGCTATGGCTTTATCATGTTCATCATGTCCGAAGTGATGTTCTTTGCCGCGTGGTTCTGGAGCTTTTTCAAGCATGCCATGTATCCGATGGGCGAAAACTCTCCGATGGTCGATGGCGTCTGGCCGCCTGTCGGGATCGAGACCTTTGATCCTTGGCATCTGCCGCTGATCAACACGCTGATCCTGCTCTGCTCGGGCTGTGCTGCGACATGGGCACACCATGCGCTGGTGCATGAGAACAATCGTCAGGACGTAAAGCGCGGGCTGATGATCGCGATTGCGCTGGGTGCGATCTTTACCGTGTTCCAAGCCTATGAATATAGCCACGCGGCCTTTGGCTTTTCCGGCAATATCTACGGCGCCAACTTCTTTATGGCGACGGGCTTTCACGGGGCGCATGTGGTGATCGGTACGATTTTCCTCTTTGTCTGCCTGATCCGGGTGCAAAAGGGGCATTTCACGCCGCAACAGCACGTGGGCTTTGAAGCGGCCGCTTGGTATTGGCACTTTGTCGATGTGGTCTGGCTGTTCCTGTTCGCCGCGATCTACATCTGGGGCGCGTGA
- a CDS encoding cytochrome c oxidase assembly protein produces MALDPKFKTVTQTVGVVVLMGGLAWASVPFYDWFCRVTGFGGATGVSEVASDDVLEQTVKVRFDASKERDMPWEFKPMERQMEIRIGETGLAFYEAYNPTDRAVAGSASYNVTPYEAGGFFTKIDCFCFEQQVLQPGERVQMPVTFYVDPEIVTDRDAKYVHTITLSYTFHEIDLPEEQAALEQGTNNDKNLN; encoded by the coding sequence ATGGCGCTTGATCCGAAATTCAAGACCGTGACCCAGACTGTTGGCGTGGTCGTCCTGATGGGCGGGCTCGCTTGGGCTTCGGTGCCGTTCTACGACTGGTTTTGCCGCGTGACTGGCTTTGGCGGGGCGACAGGCGTGTCAGAAGTGGCAAGCGACGATGTTCTGGAGCAAACCGTCAAAGTGCGGTTCGACGCCAGCAAAGAGCGCGATATGCCTTGGGAGTTCAAACCCATGGAGCGCCAGATGGAAATTCGCATCGGTGAGACGGGGCTGGCCTTTTACGAGGCTTATAACCCCACTGACCGCGCAGTCGCCGGATCAGCCAGCTATAATGTCACGCCCTATGAGGCGGGTGGCTTTTTCACCAAGATCGACTGTTTCTGTTTTGAACAACAGGTGCTACAGCCGGGTGAACGGGTTCAGATGCCCGTGACCTTTTACGTCGACCCAGAGATCGTGACCGACCGTGACGCGAAATACGTACATACGATCACGCTGTCCTACACGTTCCACGAAATTGACCTGCCCGAGGAGCAAGCCGCGCTTGAGCAGGGGACCAACAACGATAAAAACCTGAACTGA
- the cyoE gene encoding heme o synthase, translating into MSDASLNTASPVSRAQEGEAGFGDFFALLKPRVMTLVVFTALVGLLAAPVGVHPVIGFAAILFIAVGGGAAGALNMWWESDIDALMKRTQKRPIPAGKVTRDEAFAFGITLAVMSVVMLWLATNALAAGILAFTIFFYVVIYTIGLKRWTPQNIVIGGAAGAFPPMIGWAAATGTVSLESVLMFALIFMWTPPHFWALALFMRGDYDTAGVPMLTVTHGRRATRVHILVYTVLLAALAIGAGFTGIGGPVYLAVAVVFNALFLRDAIAIWRRDEDQAEADNYRVEKRAFKLSLWYLFAHFTAILAEAALGGFGLGGWS; encoded by the coding sequence ATGAGCGATGCGAGCCTGAACACAGCCAGCCCCGTCAGCCGCGCCCAAGAGGGTGAGGCCGGATTTGGCGATTTCTTTGCCCTGCTCAAGCCGCGGGTGATGACGCTGGTGGTGTTTACGGCGCTGGTCGGTCTTTTGGCGGCGCCGGTGGGCGTGCATCCGGTCATCGGTTTTGCGGCGATCCTCTTCATTGCTGTAGGCGGCGGTGCTGCGGGCGCGCTCAATATGTGGTGGGAATCGGATATTGATGCGCTGATGAAGCGCACGCAAAAGCGGCCCATTCCGGCGGGCAAGGTCACGCGGGACGAGGCCTTTGCCTTTGGGATCACGCTGGCGGTGATGTCGGTGGTCATGCTGTGGCTGGCGACCAACGCGTTGGCGGCTGGCATCTTGGCCTTTACGATTTTCTTTTACGTGGTCATCTACACCATCGGGCTGAAGCGTTGGACGCCGCAGAATATCGTCATTGGTGGTGCTGCGGGTGCGTTCCCTCCGATGATTGGCTGGGCTGCGGCGACGGGCACGGTGAGCCTTGAATCGGTGCTGATGTTTGCGCTGATTTTCATGTGGACGCCGCCGCATTTCTGGGCGCTGGCACTGTTCATGCGCGGCGATTACGACACGGCGGGCGTGCCGATGCTGACGGTGACGCATGGGCGGCGCGCGACGCGGGTGCATATCCTTGTTTACACGGTGCTCTTGGCGGCGCTGGCGATTGGAGCTGGGTTCACCGGGATCGGCGGGCCGGTCTATCTGGCGGTTGCGGTGGTCTTTAACGCGCTCTTTCTGCGGGATGCGATTGCGATCTGGCGGCGGGATGAGGATCAGGCGGAGGCCGATAACTACCGCGTCGAAAAGCGGGCGTTCAAGCTGTCGCTCTGGTATCTTTTCGCGCATTTCACGGCCATTCTTGCCGAGGCGGCGCTGGGCGGGTTTGGCTTGGGTGGCTGGTCATGA
- the coxB gene encoding cytochrome c oxidase subunit II, with the protein MRLTSSLMAAMTAFLALPAMAQEGLEIVGKPVDGKMGFQPAATELARDLQWLDGMINVIIIAIVIFVTALLVIVMIRYNRKTNATPASFTHNSPIEIAWTIIPIVILVFIGAFSLPVLFKQQEIPEGEINIKVTGYQWYWGYEYTDHDFAFDSYMIGAPATGGDNRMTPEVEAQLIEAGYSKDEFLLATDTSVVVPVGKTVVMTVTGADVIHSWTIPAFGVKQDAVPGRLAQLWFNAEKEGVYFGQCSELCGQAHAYMPITVKVVSEEAYAEWLDGAIEEYAGTPRSVDVAQAD; encoded by the coding sequence ATGCGACTAACTTCCAGCCTTATGGCGGCCATGACCGCCTTTCTCGCCCTTCCTGCCATGGCTCAAGAGGGGCTTGAGATCGTAGGAAAGCCCGTTGACGGCAAGATGGGCTTTCAGCCGGCGGCAACCGAGCTTGCGCGGGATTTGCAATGGCTGGACGGGATGATCAACGTGATCATCATCGCGATCGTGATCTTTGTGACCGCGTTGCTGGTGATCGTCATGATCCGCTACAACCGCAAGACCAATGCAACACCGGCCAGTTTCACGCATAACTCGCCGATCGAGATTGCCTGGACGATCATTCCCATCGTGATCCTTGTCTTTATCGGGGCCTTCTCGTTGCCGGTGCTGTTCAAGCAGCAGGAAATTCCCGAGGGCGAGATCAACATCAAGGTGACGGGCTATCAGTGGTACTGGGGCTATGAATATACCGACCACGATTTTGCCTTTGACAGCTATATGATCGGTGCCCCGGCGACGGGTGGCGACAACCGCATGACCCCCGAAGTCGAGGCGCAGCTGATCGAGGCCGGTTACAGCAAGGATGAGTTCCTGCTGGCCACCGATACCTCGGTCGTCGTGCCCGTGGGCAAGACCGTTGTCATGACCGTGACCGGCGCAGATGTGATCCACAGCTGGACCATCCCCGCCTTTGGCGTGAAGCAGGATGCGGTGCCGGGGCGTCTGGCGCAGCTTTGGTTCAATGCCGAGAAGGAAGGCGTGTACTTTGGTCAGTGTTCCGAGCTTTGCGGTCAGGCCCATGCCTATATGCCGATCACCGTCAAGGTGGTGAGCGAAGAGGCCTATGCCGAATGGCTGGATGGCGCGATCGAGGAATATGCCGGTACGCCGCGTTCCGTGGATGTGGCGCAGGCCGACTAA
- the tldD gene encoding metalloprotease TldD, whose translation MTDTAFRPFETLLDRATALSRLREATHGADDGELFFERRRAEGLMFDDGRVKTASYDASEGFGLRAVRGEVTGYAHSSEVTEAALKRAVETARLAVGAGGGTLAAGPTPTNRRLYTDADPIAGASFPVKLDTLREIDAFARGLDPRVVQVTASIAASLQEVVILRPDGQDLQDIRPMTRVNVSIIVEQEGRRESGSAGGGGRVGLDGLLDPADWQAKTQEALRVALVNLRAEPAPAGTMDVVLGPGWPGILLHEAIGHGLEGDFNRKGSSAFAGLMGQRIASPGVTVLDDGTLPDRRGSITIDDEGTPSARNVLIEDGILVGYMQDRQNARLMGVAPTGNGRRESYAHAPMPRMTNTYMLGGDTTPGDLVAELKDGIYAVGFGGGQVDITNGKFVFSCTEAYRVKDGKIGAPVKGATLIGDGATALQQIRGLGNDMTLDPGMGNCGKQGQWVPVGVGQPTVLIGGLTVGGSAA comes from the coding sequence ATGACCGACACCGCCTTTCGCCCTTTCGAGACCCTGCTCGACCGCGCTACCGCCCTGTCCCGCCTGCGTGAGGCGACCCATGGGGCCGACGATGGCGAGCTCTTCTTTGAACGCCGCCGCGCCGAGGGGCTGATGTTCGACGATGGCCGGGTCAAGACCGCGTCCTATGACGCCTCCGAGGGGTTCGGCCTGCGCGCCGTGCGTGGCGAGGTTACGGGCTATGCCCATTCCTCAGAAGTGACCGAGGCCGCGCTCAAACGCGCGGTGGAAACCGCCCGCTTGGCCGTCGGCGCAGGCGGGGGCACCCTGGCAGCCGGGCCCACGCCTACGAATCGCCGCCTCTATACAGATGCCGATCCCATCGCCGGGGCCAGTTTCCCGGTGAAACTCGACACGCTGCGCGAGATTGACGCCTTCGCGCGCGGCCTTGATCCCCGCGTGGTGCAGGTCACAGCCTCGATTGCCGCGTCGCTGCAAGAGGTCGTGATCCTGCGCCCCGATGGCCAAGACCTGCAAGACATTCGCCCCATGACCCGCGTCAATGTCTCGATCATCGTCGAGCAAGAGGGCCGCCGCGAAAGCGGCAGCGCCGGGGGCGGTGGGCGCGTAGGTCTTGACGGCCTGCTTGATCCCGCCGACTGGCAGGCCAAGACCCAAGAGGCGCTGCGCGTGGCCCTCGTCAACCTCCGTGCCGAACCGGCACCCGCAGGCACCATGGATGTTGTGCTTGGCCCCGGCTGGCCCGGTATCCTCTTGCACGAGGCCATCGGCCACGGGCTTGAGGGCGATTTCAATCGCAAAGGCTCCTCTGCTTTTGCCGGTCTCATGGGCCAACGTATCGCGTCCCCCGGCGTCACCGTTCTGGATGATGGCACCCTCCCCGACCGGCGCGGCAGCATCACCATCGACGATGAGGGCACGCCCTCTGCCCGCAATGTCCTGATCGAGGATGGCATTCTGGTGGGCTATATGCAGGATCGCCAGAATGCCCGCCTGATGGGCGTGGCCCCCACCGGCAACGGACGCCGAGAAAGCTATGCCCACGCGCCCATGCCGCGCATGACCAACACCTATATGCTGGGCGGAGACACCACACCGGGCGATCTGGTGGCCGAGTTGAAAGACGGCATCTATGCCGTGGGCTTTGGCGGCGGGCAAGTCGATATCACCAACGGCAAATTCGTCTTTTCCTGCACCGAGGCCTACCGCGTCAAAGACGGCAAGATCGGCGCGCCCGTCAAAGGGGCCACCCTCATCGGCGACGGCGCCACCGCGCTCCAGCAAATCCGGGGCTTGGGCAATGACATGACGCTTGATCCCGGGATGGGCAATTGCGGCAAACAGGGCCAATGGGTGCCCGTGGGCGTCGGCCAACCCACAGTGCTGATCGGCGGGTTGACGGTAGGGGGGTCGGCGGCGTGA
- a CDS encoding bleomycin resistance protein has translation MTFAINPLVPELWCSDFEVSLEFYTNTLGFKVAQQRGHDPHAYLTLHGAQIMLAHWQLDGTWVPWQPDHMDHPYGRGVNFQFMVPDVDKLYETVLSRGAKPLIAIYEADIWKTDCMDTRRQFLIMDPDGYVLRFATSVRNRAVTDTDRAKLDAQYSVGQSDQTPDR, from the coding sequence ATGACATTTGCAATCAACCCTCTGGTGCCCGAGTTGTGGTGCTCAGACTTCGAGGTCTCCTTAGAATTTTACACCAATACCCTTGGCTTCAAGGTCGCCCAACAAAGAGGGCACGACCCCCACGCCTATCTGACATTACACGGCGCGCAAATCATGCTCGCGCATTGGCAATTGGATGGCACTTGGGTGCCGTGGCAACCAGATCACATGGATCACCCCTATGGCCGAGGCGTCAACTTTCAATTCATGGTTCCGGACGTCGATAAATTGTATGAGACGGTCCTGTCTCGCGGCGCGAAGCCATTGATCGCCATCTACGAAGCCGACATCTGGAAAACGGACTGCATGGACACGCGGCGTCAGTTTTTGATCATGGACCCGGATGGTTACGTCCTACGTTTCGCAACAAGCGTGCGCAACCGGGCCGTGACCGACACAGATCGCGCAAAGCTGGATGCACAATATAGCGTTGGGCAGTCTGATCAGACGCCGGATCGCTGA